The Bradysia coprophila strain Holo2 chromosome IV unlocalized genomic scaffold, BU_Bcop_v1 contig_84, whole genome shotgun sequence genome window below encodes:
- the LOC119072896 gene encoding uncharacterized protein LOC119072896, giving the protein MEQENRLAIFFTQKMDNIPNVNSKKNFDTEPSPRFQLVGNFLPEIIKQEFPPKPPLKFVDGSVVQNHVCVSTKGTGRIFLPVTLINRLSIDENVDEYEIIAAPGIPRNRYEPNATLNAHTRTEMSEISEGYFRWYHRYLAEAMKPIDDYIPENCKLFSTNITFILTPTWNHIYNLTKLEIEADVILRQTDIAQTNADVGALSTENQ; this is encoded by the exons caaaaaatggaCAACATCCCAAATGTTAACtcaaagaaaaactttgaTACGGAGCCAAGTCCTCGATTTCAGTTGGTGGGGAATTTCTTACCAGAAATTATAAAACAAGAATTTCCACCTAAGCCTCCACTCAAATTTGTCGATGGTAGTGTTG TTCAGAATCATGTATGTGTCTCAACGAAAGGGACAGGACGCATATTTCTTCCTGTCACTTTGATAAATAGACTGTCCATCGACGAGAATGTAGATGAATATGAAATAATTGCCGCACCTGGCATTCCACGAAACCGATACGAACCAAACGCTACATTAAATGCACATACTAGGACTGAAATGAGCGAGATAAGTGAGGGATATTTTCGTTGGTACCACCGATATTTAGCGGAAGCTATGAAGCCAATTGATGATTATATTCCGGAGAA TTGTAAATTGTTCTCGACAAACATTACGTTTATCCTAACTCCAACTTGGAATCATATATACAATCTCACCAAACTGGAAATAGAAGCCGATGTAATCCTACGTCAAACGGATATAGCACAAACCAATGCAGATGTCGGTGCGTTATCAActgaaaatcaatga
- the LOC119072897 gene encoding uncharacterized protein LOC119072897: MKSLKVILLLAIMQVTVEFSLRPKYFKVERAGSCKAQKNHRGKLERFDLEQPTKYEFHLDADLRILADVTNPIQFHIKYSKCTLENEGNNCDDHETAKFDNICDVLADRNAPWSELLKLIKPRLMCPIRKGLYTIRNGSLDLSMFSRLPIDGYRYVTTLSLYETPKGDSHHLQLACLDSDVIVTVQYTSGRSRHKG, translated from the exons ATGAAATCGTTGAAAGTAATTCTTTTATTGGCGATCATGCAGGTcacggttgaatttagtttg CGTCCGAAGTACTTCAAGGTAGAACGTGCTGGCTCGTGTAAAGCACAAAAGAACCACCGTGGAAAATTGGAGCGATTCGATTTAGAGCAACCAACGAAATATGAATTTCATCTGGATGCAGACCTACGAATACTGGCG GATGTAACCAATCCTATTCAGTTCCATATCAAATATTCCAAATGTACGCTGGAAAATGAAGGAAATAATTGCGATGATCACGAAACTGCAAAATTTGATAACATCTGCGATGTGCTAGCTGATAGAAATGCCCCATGGTCGGAATTACTTAAACTAATTAAACCCAGACTGATGTGTCCTATCAGAAAG GGTCTTTATACGATACGCAATGGATCACTTGACCTATCAATGTTTTCCCGGCTACCAATCGATG GTTACAGGTACGTGACCACACTATCGCTTTACGAAACTCCCAAAGGTGATTCACATCATCTGCAATTAGCCTGCTTGGATTCGGATGTCATAGTAACTGTTCAATACACTTCTGGACGATCTAGACACAAAGGGTGA